The Zygotorulaspora mrakii chromosome 3, complete sequence genome includes a region encoding these proteins:
- the SVL3 gene encoding Svl3p (similar to Saccharomyces cerevisiae PAM1 (YDR251W) and SVL3 (YPL032C); ancestral locus Anc_8.484) produces MAPSSSLRVLIVGNNPNVLLYTSRFQLAKSVDLYHVSDSKSSSFEVETIAYGKSVFQLANHFTSVPHLIEAMNGSSEHPSPIFDLIILSASSLQETSTLASQLNPTININTKVFLESSGFVQLEPFVKMSMDLPNLNIFSIMIDMDFRQVGNNEYKEFSTNKKGLGKGTIYLGESSLPKVKQAQQNQQQASSKSQSTTSSSSINQQPLKYSKNVISLLDTFQRLFKKLFPEDNVSLCNHSSLEFVSQQWALATPRICFDPLLILLEETRPSELQKQILAKPLISGLVTEIITVLKSMGSKLNGNLENESSLLSHWERMYPDPNDCPSLVYHFIHKTAPLNIDMLLLQPILLADDYGIKTPYLEFLYSLMCQYEKLNNGKSKWFMRTKDDQDFQKKISYLSEDKNRLQNQLTSLEKTLQDNDGLVSQLQSNEQASLEQINVLQSQVVSLRQELNVIQKTHETQVEQLKSQEFQRADISNGNSRKVTHQKEHSLEDSPSHASTGTPNLKDIADFAVIGVNYGEASQKQHLQQPNAPLTFGSSQSSFNGSGSASGSYSGGPESDSWLKERELEIRKKELDLQERELEFERKLAQHPKQQQPQQQPQPQQPSSRYNKGKTNGYSATSPTLSSRKPSFPQLQQPSLNGRSNPKTIHGAIPGQTTSATNFVDPLGPPMPLKNNSGYQNQPQHFHQNGSHSIKPTSRKNRNSNMPLIGNASSLGLNNYGRPPKGGQKPRLNSLSTGNLNMQGRTRQSSGFAVNTLGNNSNSRVNMPNNVKSAYGDANMSAHDDQSQAQRQFSSSTTILDANGMNPNMSTNSVVHNPMSSNYQAPFMEEQTGQVQPQALKADFPEADSYLNFAQSPGLQGPQSNPPEITISGPQATPPMSTISDTQSIVTNDAEDTNDSKDTTRGNKKDKKKKFGLFGKKKKSKK; encoded by the coding sequence ATGGCTCCTTCGTCTTCTTTGCGTGTATTGATAGTCGGAAACAATCCCAATGTGTTGTTATACACTTCAAGGTTTCAATTGGCCAAGAGCGTGGACTTGTATCACGTTAGTGACTCCAAATCCTCGTCATTTGAAGTGGAAACAATTGCGTATGGTAAGAGCGTATTTCAATTGGCGAATCATTTTACATCAGTTCCTCATTTAATTGAGGCAATGAATGGATCAAGTGAGCATCCTAGTCCAATATTTGATCTAATAATTTTAAGTGCATCATCGTTGCAAGAGACATCGACTTTGGCGTCACAACTGAATCCAACGATTAATATCAACACCAAGGTTTTCCTTGAGAGTAGTGGATTCGTTCAATTAGAACCATTTGTAAAGATGTCTATGGATCTGCCAAATCTCAACATATTCAGTATTATGATAGACATGGATTTTCGTCAAGTTGGCAACAATGAAtacaaagaattttctACTAATAAGAAGGGGTTAGGCAAAGGTACAATTTATCTGGGTGAAAGCAGCTTGCCCAAAGTGAAGCAAGCTCAACAGAATCAACAACAGGCCAGTTCAAAGTCTCAGTCGACTACTTCGTCGTCTTCCATAAATCAGCAACCACTCaaatattcaaagaatGTTATTTCACTCCttgatacttttcaaagattattcaagaagctCTTTCCTGAAGACAATGTTAGCCTCTGTAATCATTCCAGCTTAGAATTTGTTTCGCAACAGTGGGCTCTTGCAACTCCTAGAATTTGTTTTGATCCCTTGCTGATATTACTTGAGGAAACCCGTCCCTCAGAATTACAAAAGCAAATACTGGCCAAACCGTTAATATCTGGCCTGGTAACCGAAATTATTactgttttgaaaagtatggGCTCAAAATTAAACGGCAATTTAGAGAACGAAAGCAGCTTATTGAGTCACTGGGAAAGGATGTATCCGGATCCGAACGACTGTCCATCTTTAGTTTACCATTTCATTCATAAAACGGCCCCGTTGAATATTGACATGTTGTTGTTACAGCCTATCTTATTAGCAGATGATTACGGCATCAAGACACCTTATTTGGAGTTTTTATACTCTTTGATGTGTCAATACGAAAAACTAAACAATGGAAAATCTAAATGGTTCATGAGAACTAAAGACGATCAAGattttcagaaaaagattaGTTATTTATCGGAGGACAAGAACCGCTTGCAAAACCAGTTGACGTCCCTAGAAAAAACTTTGCAAGATAATGACGGTTTAGTCAGTCAATTACAGAGTAATGAACAAGCATCCCTAGAACAAATCAACGTTTTACAAAGTCAGGTCGTATCACTAAGACAGGAGCTTAATGTCATTCAGAAGACACATGAGACTCAGGTTGAGCAATTAAAATCacaagaatttcaaaggGCTGATATATCCAATGGAAACTCGCGTAAAGTTACGCATCAAAAAGAACACTCTTTAGAGGATAGTCCAAGTCATGCCTCTACGGGCACCCCTAACTTGAAAGATATTGCTGATTTCGCTGTTATTGGGGTAAATTACGGGGAGGCTTCTCAAAAACAGCATCTGCAGCAGCCAAATGCCCCACTAACGTTTGGTTCATCACAAAGTAGCTTCAATGGTAGTGGTAGCGCTAGCGGTAGCTATAGCGGAGGCCCTGAGTCAGACAGTTGGCTGAAGGAACGTGAACTTGAAATTCGCAAAAAAGAACTAGATCTACAGGAGAGAGAGCTGGAATTTGAGAGGAAACTAGCACAACATCCAAAACAGCAACAACCGCAGCAACAACCGCAACCACAACAGCCTTCTTCAAGGTATAATAAAGGCAAGACAAATGGCTATTCTGCAACTTCTCCAACATTGTCTTCAAGGAAGCCCTCTTTTCCGCAGTTGCAGCAGCCTTCGCTAAATGGACGTAGCAATCCTAAGACCATTCATGGGGCTATACCCGGCCAGACAACATCAGCGACCAACTTTGTGGATCCACTTGGACCTCCAATGcctttgaaaaacaattcaGGATACCAAAATCAGCCTCAGCATTTTCATCAGAATGGATCACATTCAATCAAACCTACAAGTAGGAAGAATAGAAATAGCAACATGCCATTGATTGGAAATGCTTCTAGTCTCGGTCTGAATAATTACGGCAGACCACCTAAAGGTGGCCAAAAACCTCGTCTGAACTCCTTATCTACGGGAAACTTGAATATGCAAGGCCGCACCAGACAATCAAGTGGATTCGCGGTAAACACTTTGGGGAATAACTCCAATTCTAGAGTAAACATGCCTAATAATGTTAAGTCTGCGTATGGTGATGCAAATATGTCAGCGCATGATGATCAATCCCAAGCTCAGAGGCAGTTTAGCTCTAGTACAACCATACTTGATGCTAATGGAATGAACCCCAATATGTCAACCAATTCTGTGGTGCATAATCCAATGTCAAGCAATTACCAGGCTCCTTTCATGGAAGAGCAGACTGGTCAGGTACAGCCGCAAGCACTAAAAGCAGATTTTCCGGAGGCGGATAGCTATCTAAACTTTGCACAATCTCCGGGATTGCAAGGTCCACAGTCAAATCCACCAGAAATAACTATTAGTGGTCCTCAAGCAACACCTCCTATGAGTACAATTAGCGATACTCAATCGATAGTTACCAATGATGCTGAAGATACAAAcgattcaaaagataccACAAGGGGAAACAAAaaggacaaaaaaaagaaatttggtCTATTCggcaaaaagaagaaatcaaagaagtgA
- the TRM44 gene encoding tRNA (uracil) methyltransferase (similar to Saccharomyces cerevisiae YPL030W; ancestral locus Anc_8.481), protein MGKGHTSANGGSRTEGYQYDINEKSILGDEWCSMYSTTAPIKFEKSHFETAMMHLIREPNINSTAILRADILREAVFEIEPNGKPKVKEEKTQDLEVTDPEAKKIGIDDLDVRVAPTNPLLNLHVVIQIVRRIIPRNLYKDAIMNQTCLIMNSSSSKPSTSLVVYTPHIKAEDECPFYIPHVKAVGILFHNNVLSVHYIPFDNVELLRDESQRAVRTAWRLLQTAYKHSMGIMEGYEKRVNHDQVVDKVDFQDCYIAFKKRYSKFLVDNWAESTDPKKHVFEDIAIAAFLFELWKKIYGKDFKEKIQFKDLGCGNGALCYILISEGIRGKGIDARRRKSWSIYPPDVQAALKEQVIVPSLLLRPHPEVRKRIPHLEHNGGLFPVKVAHELIAPATIVYSSEDLLQSPQVNVTEFSPDTFIIGNHSDELTCWIPLLGYPFIVIPCCSHNFSGERVRFNVRKSTLQSSSKSLGNSTYAGLVDHVEYIANRVGWKVEKEMLRIPSTRNAAIIGYENPFLDQFPTQEVYDVIIEDGGPDNWIQNTMALMKRNPRSH, encoded by the coding sequence ATGGGAAAGGGACACACAAGTGCCAATGGGGGTTCAAGAACTGAAGGATATCAATATGATATTAACGAAAAGAGTATCTTAGGAGATGAGTGGTGCAGTATGTATTCGACAACAGCACCTAtaaagtttgaaaaaagtcaTTTTGAAACGGCAATGATGCATCTTATAAGAGAGCCTAATATAAACTCCACGGCTATTCTTAGAGCCGATATTCTACGGGAGGCGGTGTTTGAAATCGAGCCAAATGGCAAGCCAAAGGttaaagaagagaaaacaCAAGATCTGGAAGTAACAGATCCAgaagccaaaaaaattggaattgATGATCTAGATGTGCGGGTAGCTCCAACTAATCCTTTATTAAATCTGCATGTTGTCATTCAAATAGTCAGAAGGATAATCCCAAGGAACTTATATAAAGATGCGATTATGAATCAAACGTGTCTTATTATGAACAGCTCTTCTAGTAAACCATCTACTTCCCTTGTAGTTTACACCCCTCATATAAAAGCAGAAGATGAATGTCCGTTTTACATCCCACATGTGAAAGCAGTAGGGATTCTATTTCACAATAATGTTCTCTCCGTTCACTATATACCGTTTGACAATGTGGAGCTCCTTCGCGATGAATCTCAAAGAGCTGTTAGGACAGCATGGAGATTGTTGCAAACTGCATATAAGCATTCTATGGGGATAATGGAAGGGTACGAAAAGAGAGTGAATCATGATCAAGTTGTTGATAAAGTTGACTTTCAAGATTGCTATAttgcattcaaaaaaagatattcaaaatttttggttgATAACTGGGCAGAATCAACAGATCCAAAAAAGCACGTTTTTGAGGATATCGCTATTGCGGCTTTCCTCTTCGAgctttggaagaagatataCGGTAAAGACTTTaaggaaaaaatacaattcaaagatttagGGTGCGGGAATGGCGCTCTCTGTTATATTTTGATAAGCGAAGGTATAAGAGGTAAAGGTATAGATGCCAGGCGTCGCAAATCTTGGTCCATATATCCACCCGATGTTCAAGCAGCTCTTAAAGAACAGGTTATAGTTCCGTCACTTCTGCTGCGTCCACATCCCGAAGTAAGGAAACGAATACCGCATCTGGAACACAATGGTGGTCTTTTCCCAGTAAAAGTAGCACATGAATTGATTGCCCCAGCTACCATTGTTTATTCAAGTGAAGATTTGCTGCAGTCACCACAAGTCAATGTGACGGAATTCAGTCCAGATACTTTCATTATTGGTAATCATTCTGATGAGTTGACATGTTGGATTCCTTTGCTTGGCTACCCATTCATCGTTATCCCTTGCTGTTCACACAATTTCTCTGGTGAAAGAGTGCGGTTCAATGTCAGGAAATCTACATTGCAGTCATCTTCAAAGTCGTTAGGCAATAGCACATACGCTGGTTTAGTCGACCATGTGGAATATATTGCTAACCGAGTTGGGTGGAAggttgaaaaggaaatgttAAGGATTCCAAGCACAAGAAATGCTGCCATAATAGGATATGAAAATCCCTTTCTGGATCAATTTCCTACCCAAGAAGTTTATGATGTTATTATTGAAGATGGCGGACCCGATAATTGGATTCAGAACACAATGGCattaatgaaaaggaaCCCTAGGAGTCATTAA
- a CDS encoding uncharacterized protein (similar to Saccharomyces cerevisiae YDR249C; ancestral locus Anc_8.483): MGYAIYGYPTRGSRYYNRRELLHGNYLISDENNTGPDKKVKRQKKKDGSARGEVNRAKTIQDLPLEVIQRIFVLSLNMRSLPFVNKYLYYTLRPSPSLLHQLTWEKYSLDPLPQCIITNKIPDGQRLLIDDIFLNETFLEFLARHYEGLLSKVYCFIPQAVHHKFLEERNSDIIIRWLGAEHVMYYPGVFSQNMELFFTKKDFIFYLRRFFTLSDPYFTIKALIQWFLREQLEYNFEGFFSTVEFILDLQEQPSRELLSPIPLISLLECLHGPNNFDKLVSKLLESRNPLSKTFTRVSCVKLFIEKFHSDVDSKKELSDPLVWKTLGAISDVQIIDLIIESGGNPQYDMII, from the coding sequence ATGGGTTACGCAATATATGGATACCCTACAAGGGGATCAAGATATTACAATCGCAGAGAGCTGCTACATGGTAATTATCTAATCAGTGATGAGAATAATACAGGGCCTGATAAAAAGGTGaagagacaaaaaaaaaaagatggtaGCGCTAGAGGTGAGGTGAATCGCGCAAAGACCATTCAAGATCTTCCTCTAGAGGTGATACAGCGGATCTTTGTCCTCTCTTTGAATATGCGCTCCCTGCCTTTTGTCAACAAGTATCTATATTACACATTGAGACCTTCGCCTTCTCTATTGCACCAGCTGACGTGGGAGAAATATTCCCTGGATCCGCTGCCGCAATGCATCATCACAAATAAAATACCAGATGGACAGCGTTTGCTCATAGATGACATCTTCTTGAATGAGACTTTTCTTGAGTTTTTGGCTAGGCATTACGAAGGCCTTTTGAGCAAAGTATATTGTTTTATACCGCAGGCTGTTCATCATAAGTTCCTTGAGGAACGCAACAGTGATATAATAATCCGTTGGCTAGGTGCAGAGCATGTGATGTACTATCCTGGCGTATTCTCTCAAAATATGGAACTGttttttacaaaaaagGACTTTATCTTTTATCTGAGAAGGTTTTTTACTCTGTCAGATCCATACTTCACTATCAAAGCTTTGATTCAATGGTTCTTAAGGGAGCAATTAGAGTACAACTTTGAAGGGTTTTTTTCAACCGTCGAATTCATCTTGGATCTGCAGGAGCAACCCTCGAGGGAGCTGCTCTCACCAATCCCATTGATATCCTTACTGGAGTGTCTGCATGGCCCGAATAACTTTGATAAATTAGTATCTAAGTTGCTGGAATCCAGAAATCCCCTATCTAAAACCTTCACTAGGGTTTCTTGCGTGAAattatttattgaaaagtttcattcAGACGTAGATTCGAAAAAAGAGCTATCTGATCCCCTCGTATGGAAAACTCTAGGAGCTATCTCAGATGTTCAAATCATTGATCTGATAATTGAAAGCGGTGGAAATCCTCAATATGACATGATAATTTAG
- the PHO85 gene encoding cyclin-dependent serine/threonine-protein kinase PHO85 (similar to Saccharomyces cerevisiae PHO85 (YPL031C); ancestral locus Anc_8.482), translating to MKELKHENIVRLYDVIHTENKLTLVFEYMDNDLKKYMDSRIVGNNPQGLELSLVKYFQWQLLEGAAFCHENKILHRDLKPQNLLINNKGQLKLGDFGLARAFGIPVNTYSSEVVTLWYRAPDVLMGSRTYSTSIDMWSCGCILAEMVTGKPLFPGTNDEEQLKLIFEIMGTPNESSWAGISTLPKYNPNFPQRLPKDIRTILQPHAKEPLDDNLIDLLHGLLQLNPDMRLSAKQALHHPWFAEYYQRPQ from the coding sequence ATGAAAGAACTTAAGCATGAGAATATTGTTAGGCTCTATGATGTAATTCACACGGAGAACAAATTGACCTTGGTCTTTGAATATATGGATAATGACTTAAAGAAATATATGGATTCTAGAATAGTTGGTAACAATCCTCAGGGGTTAGAATTGAGTTTGGTGaagtattttcaatggCAATTGCTAGAGGGTGCTGCTTTCTGTCATGAAAACAAGATTTTACACCGTGATTTGAAACCGCAAAATTTGCTAATAAACAACAAGGGACAGCTCAAATTGGGAGATTTTGGATTAGCACGCGCATTTGGTATTCCAGTCAATACATATTCTAGCGAGGTAGTGACGCTGTGGTATCGTGCACCTGACGTTTTAATGGGCTCCAGAACCTACTCCACGTCTATCGATATGTGGTCGTGCGGTTGTATTCTTGCAGAAATGGTTACGGGCAAACCATTATTTCCGGGAACAAATGATGAGGAGCAATTGAAACTCATTTTCGAAATAATGGGTACGCCCAATGAATCTTCATGGGCTGGTATTTCAACATTGCCAAAGTATAATCCAAATTTTCCACAGCGCCTACCCAAGGATATTAGAACCATTCTACAGCCGCATGCAAAGGAACCGTTAGATGATAATTTAATTGATCTATTGCATGGGTTGTTGCAATTGAATCCTGATATGCGGTTAAGTGCCAAACAAGCATTACACCATCCGTGGTTTGCCGAATATTACCAACGTCCCCAGTAA